The following coding sequences are from one Verrucosispora sp. WMMD573 window:
- a CDS encoding class E sortase — MSPQSDGRHRDQTDEPTAFIPKVERGGSTDARTTGSRPDPVLPTRSGPSHAPHDPPPTAAPRPTDQASVGGRPPDGQRPTNSGRFDGAAETPSPPGDRWDAPADPPARTTTTPGAPTGWSASAMPERASAPTADRRGAGPGQEQPPAPGRWDTAPATDRRANQWDAATTTGRSANQWDPAPSRQRAVDPDGTATQWDAAPAPVRDAAGRQPDAATDDKWYGVPLPSGQPDIPVGPTPWRGAFQPARSAGDPEQPTSTRPAGADAGPGGSGHPSVAGTAGRPGWTGPADTPARPGVGEAAGTPPPWPGAQAQAPGPNRNGAGTAPPRSGPTWPNGDQPRQPAGATQPAAVRPATPPSGQSPQPSQPTPAPQLGAPYGDHAPRPGTGPAAPTPQAARSGNGPAAQAPHAPPAGAGQPAGATPAPPTPYFGPVSTSGVAKPPHPGGPGPNGLATRPAQAGQDRSAPHVARPEPAGQDQPGGSGPTYSAVPAQPPATPSWSAEGRRTPGVEPARQSPDHASGQGDWSGEGPTALMPKVGDIAGPAVGGRGTEPTRATQATNGHPGAATSPGSPAATERTLASTNSTSGQQTRPAPPGQPTAPGQTPTPSRSADPAATALIPAITGARPNAGPALDSTALMGAVPRPPKSEEASDGADQTAEAPTPRRGDRVVQLRPHQTGEGYKSVYSELTRPSLWSRVRTGLRFSGELLITFGLVVLLFAGYEIWGKSAIVDAHQGELSEQLAQAWAPEPVTDPTVSPSASPSAKPKPAVQGTPIAGLYIPKFDKEWIVVEGVGQQDIRYAPGHYPDSAMPGQVGNFSVAGHRNRATFWRLDELREGDPILVEGRNEWYVYQVTESVVVKPTQVEVVAPVPGRPGEKPTKRMLTLTTCNPKFDNYERLIIHAELTRTQPKAEGRPAELGT, encoded by the coding sequence GTGAGCCCGCAGTCCGACGGTCGGCACCGCGACCAGACCGACGAGCCCACCGCCTTCATCCCCAAGGTCGAGCGGGGCGGGTCCACCGACGCCCGTACGACGGGATCCCGGCCCGACCCGGTGCTGCCCACCCGGTCCGGGCCGTCCCACGCACCGCACGATCCGCCGCCGACCGCAGCTCCGCGGCCGACCGATCAGGCTTCGGTCGGAGGCCGACCGCCGGACGGCCAGCGGCCGACCAACTCCGGCCGCTTCGACGGTGCCGCCGAGACCCCCTCGCCGCCCGGCGACCGGTGGGACGCGCCAGCGGACCCGCCTGCCCGGACCACGACCACGCCCGGCGCTCCGACCGGCTGGAGCGCGTCTGCGATGCCGGAGCGGGCCAGCGCGCCGACGGCCGACCGTCGGGGGGCCGGCCCGGGCCAGGAGCAACCGCCCGCGCCCGGACGTTGGGACACCGCCCCGGCCACGGACCGCCGGGCGAACCAGTGGGACGCTGCGACGACCACCGGGCGCAGCGCCAACCAGTGGGACCCGGCACCGAGCAGGCAGCGGGCGGTGGATCCCGACGGCACGGCGACGCAGTGGGACGCCGCGCCCGCTCCGGTTCGGGACGCCGCCGGCCGGCAACCGGACGCGGCAACCGACGACAAGTGGTACGGGGTACCCCTGCCATCGGGTCAGCCGGACATTCCGGTCGGGCCCACGCCGTGGCGCGGAGCCTTCCAGCCGGCTCGGAGCGCGGGCGACCCGGAGCAGCCGACCAGCACCCGCCCGGCCGGCGCGGACGCCGGTCCCGGCGGATCCGGTCACCCGAGTGTCGCCGGCACCGCCGGCCGACCGGGGTGGACGGGCCCGGCCGACACCCCGGCCCGACCGGGAGTCGGCGAGGCCGCCGGCACCCCGCCGCCCTGGCCCGGCGCCCAAGCCCAGGCGCCCGGCCCGAACCGGAACGGCGCCGGAACGGCGCCGCCCCGCAGCGGCCCGACCTGGCCGAACGGTGACCAGCCGAGACAGCCCGCCGGGGCCACGCAACCCGCCGCCGTGCGACCGGCCACGCCACCGTCCGGTCAGTCGCCCCAGCCCTCGCAACCGACGCCGGCACCGCAGCTCGGTGCACCCTACGGCGATCACGCCCCGCGCCCGGGAACCGGTCCGGCAGCGCCGACACCGCAGGCGGCGCGCTCCGGGAACGGCCCGGCAGCCCAGGCACCGCACGCGCCGCCTGCCGGTGCCGGGCAGCCTGCCGGCGCAACGCCGGCACCGCCCACGCCGTACTTCGGACCGGTGAGCACCAGCGGGGTGGCAAAGCCGCCGCACCCCGGGGGGCCGGGCCCGAACGGCTTGGCAACGCGGCCAGCGCAGGCTGGCCAGGACAGGTCGGCACCGCATGTGGCGCGTCCCGAGCCGGCTGGCCAGGACCAGCCCGGCGGCAGCGGTCCGACGTACTCGGCGGTACCAGCTCAGCCGCCGGCCACACCGTCCTGGTCGGCTGAGGGTCGGCGCACGCCCGGTGTCGAGCCGGCACGGCAGTCGCCGGACCACGCATCCGGCCAGGGTGACTGGTCCGGTGAGGGGCCGACCGCGCTGATGCCGAAGGTCGGCGACATCGCCGGCCCGGCGGTCGGCGGCCGGGGGACGGAGCCGACCCGGGCGACACAGGCGACGAACGGGCACCCCGGTGCCGCCACCAGCCCGGGCAGCCCGGCGGCCACTGAGCGGACGCTCGCCTCGACCAACTCCACCTCGGGTCAGCAGACCCGCCCCGCGCCCCCCGGTCAGCCCACGGCACCCGGGCAGACTCCCACGCCGAGCCGATCGGCCGACCCGGCCGCGACCGCCCTCATCCCGGCGATCACCGGGGCGCGGCCGAATGCTGGGCCCGCACTGGACTCGACCGCCCTGATGGGTGCCGTACCCCGGCCACCCAAGAGCGAGGAAGCGTCCGACGGGGCCGATCAGACCGCCGAGGCACCGACGCCGCGCCGCGGCGACCGGGTGGTGCAACTTCGCCCCCACCAGACGGGCGAGGGCTACAAGAGCGTCTACTCGGAGCTGACCCGCCCGTCGCTGTGGTCGCGGGTGCGCACCGGTCTGCGGTTCAGCGGCGAGTTGCTGATCACCTTCGGCCTGGTGGTGCTGCTCTTCGCCGGCTACGAGATCTGGGGCAAGTCAGCGATCGTCGACGCCCACCAGGGCGAGCTGAGCGAGCAGTTGGCCCAGGCGTGGGCACCCGAGCCGGTGACGGACCCGACGGTGTCCCCGTCGGCCAGTCCGTCCGCCAAGCCGAAACCGGCGGTGCAGGGCACACCGATCGCGGGCCTCTACATCCCGAAGTTCGACAAGGAATGGATCGTGGTCGAGGGGGTCGGCCAGCAGGACATCCGGTACGCGCCGGGGCACTACCCGGACAGCGCCATGCCGGGCCAGGTGGGCAACTTCTCCGTGGCCGGGCACCGGAACCGGGCCACCTTCTGGCGGCTGGACGAGCTGCGCGAGGGCGACCCGATCCTGGTCGAGGGCCGCAACGAGTGGTACGTGTATCAGGTGACCGAGAGCGTGGTCGTCAAACCGACGCAGGTCGAGGTGGTGGCACCGGTGCCGGGCCGGCCGGGCGAGAAGCCGACCAAGCGGATGCTGACCCTGACCACCTGCAACCCGAAGTTCGACAACTACGAACGGCTGATCATTCACGCCGAGTTGACGCGTACCCAGCCCAAGGCCGAGGGACGCCCGGCGGAGCTGGGGACCTGA
- a CDS encoding DUF881 domain-containing protein, protein MEYTSGAASWQKALRRLVAGLLPRRPRQRRPFWSVGVPLIALAAGLLFTTTATTADGTALREDRRPQLTELIEDRRAQVAANEKRAATLRGELEDRTAVLANSDGPIREQQQRANASRAAAGFTALTGTGLTVELNDAPQLSNLPEGASNDDLVVHQGDVQAVVNALWAGGAEAMSIMNVRVLATSAVRCVGNTLLLHGRVYSPPFKIVAIGDPAALRQALAVSEGVRWFRDAVDNYQLGYSETPGTVTVPAFEDSTTLRSATVPAVPQ, encoded by the coding sequence GTGGAGTACACGTCCGGCGCAGCGTCGTGGCAGAAGGCGCTGCGACGACTCGTCGCCGGGTTGCTGCCTCGGCGGCCACGTCAACGCCGGCCGTTCTGGTCGGTAGGGGTACCGCTTATCGCCCTGGCGGCCGGCCTGCTCTTCACCACGACGGCCACGACGGCGGACGGCACCGCCCTGCGCGAGGACCGCCGCCCCCAGCTGACCGAGCTGATCGAGGACCGCCGTGCGCAGGTGGCGGCGAACGAGAAGCGGGCCGCCACGCTGCGCGGGGAGTTGGAGGACCGGACGGCCGTCCTCGCCAACTCCGACGGCCCGATCAGGGAACAACAGCAGCGGGCCAACGCCAGTAGGGCCGCCGCCGGTTTCACCGCCCTCACCGGTACCGGTCTGACCGTGGAGCTCAACGACGCGCCGCAGCTCAGCAATCTGCCCGAAGGGGCCTCCAACGACGACCTGGTCGTCCATCAGGGCGATGTGCAGGCGGTGGTCAACGCGCTCTGGGCCGGTGGTGCCGAGGCGATGTCAATCATGAACGTGCGCGTGTTGGCGACCAGCGCGGTACGCTGCGTGGGTAACACCCTGCTGTTGCACGGCCGGGTGTACTCCCCACCTTTCAAGATCGTAGCAATTGGCGACCCCGCCGCACTCCGGCAGGCCCTCGCCGTTTCCGAGGGAGTCCGGTGGTTCAGGGACGCGGTCGACAACTACCAACTCGGCTACTCAGAGACCCCTGGCACGGTCACGGTGCCCGCCTTCGAGGACTCCACCACCTTGCGATCGGCGACGGTGCCGGCGGTGCCGCAGTGA
- a CDS encoding cell division protein CrgA: MPKSQVRKKKVYTPPTDVRPTATTAATNKPSPVWLPVLAVSLIVFGIGWLVVYYLSEQEYPVMELGYWNLAVGFGAMVASLIVLSRWR; the protein is encoded by the coding sequence GTGCCCAAGTCTCAGGTCCGCAAGAAGAAGGTGTACACCCCGCCTACGGACGTCCGCCCGACGGCGACGACCGCGGCCACCAACAAGCCCAGCCCGGTGTGGCTGCCGGTCCTGGCGGTGTCGCTGATCGTCTTCGGCATCGGCTGGCTGGTGGTCTACTACCTCTCCGAGCAGGAGTACCCGGTCATGGAGCTGGGGTACTGGAACCTGGCGGTCGGGTTCGGCGCGATGGTCGCCTCCCTGATCGTGCTTTCCCGCTGGCGCTGA
- a CDS encoding (Fe-S)-binding protein: MGSVQIVTTILAAAITAVAVWLAVRAVSKMVAVIRLGKPDPTRSGDTVSRTRTMLAETAGHTRMLRWSVVGAAHWFVMVGFIVLSLLVLEAYFEVVSPTGGLPLIGGWTLYGLVTEWIGILGVVGIGVLIGIRLANRPNRAGRRSRFTGSTMWQGYFVEAVVLAVLVMGFLIRGFKVATDHFEYPTWATPLSHAVGALLPAWDSGVSVAALVKISISMAWVIVISLNVTMGVAWHRFLAFPNIFFKRKPGAAGSGLGALRPMMSDGKPLDFEDADPESDQFGVAQVEQFTWKGLLDFSTCTECGRCQSQCPAWNTGKPLSPKLLVLSLRDHAYAKAPYLLAGGGKDLTGEEKATAAQLAHVDVLALAEAEKPLIGDAESGGVIDPDVLWSCTTCGACVEQCPVDIEHVDHIVDMRRYQVLIESSFPSEAGVMLRNLENKGNPWGAPQNTREDWTKGLDFEVPRVGEIEDFEYLFWVGCAGAFEDRAKKTTRAVATLLNEAGVSFAILGEGETCTGDPARRIGNEFVFQMLAQQNVETLNEAFEGREKAKRKIVATCPHCFNTLGNEYGQLGGEFEVVHHTQLLAHLVATGRLTPVQPVDGGVTYHDPCYLGRHNRVFTPPREVLGNAIAGELTEMPRNSERSFCCGAGGARMWMEERIGKRINVDRVEEAMSTGARTVAVGCPFCSTMLSDGVNGKGAGEQVEVVDVASVLLRSVKPEQVGGAGEATPAAS; encoded by the coding sequence ATGGGCAGCGTCCAGATCGTCACCACGATCCTCGCGGCCGCCATCACCGCGGTTGCGGTGTGGCTTGCGGTACGCGCGGTCTCGAAGATGGTGGCTGTCATCCGGCTGGGTAAGCCCGATCCGACCCGCTCCGGCGACACGGTCAGCCGCACCAGGACGATGCTGGCGGAGACCGCCGGGCACACCCGGATGCTCCGCTGGAGCGTGGTGGGCGCGGCGCACTGGTTCGTGATGGTCGGCTTCATCGTGCTGTCGCTGCTGGTGCTTGAGGCGTACTTCGAGGTGGTCTCGCCCACCGGTGGACTGCCGCTGATCGGTGGCTGGACCCTCTACGGGCTGGTCACCGAGTGGATCGGCATTCTGGGCGTGGTCGGCATCGGCGTCCTGATCGGGATCCGGCTGGCGAACCGGCCGAACCGGGCCGGACGGCGGTCCCGGTTCACCGGTTCCACCATGTGGCAGGGCTACTTTGTCGAGGCGGTCGTCCTCGCCGTACTGGTCATGGGTTTTCTGATCCGCGGCTTCAAGGTGGCCACCGATCACTTCGAGTACCCCACCTGGGCCACCCCGCTCAGTCACGCGGTCGGTGCCCTGCTGCCGGCCTGGGACTCCGGCGTCAGCGTCGCCGCGCTCGTCAAGATCTCGATCTCGATGGCCTGGGTCATCGTGATCTCGTTGAATGTGACGATGGGTGTCGCCTGGCACCGCTTCCTCGCCTTCCCCAACATCTTCTTCAAGCGCAAGCCGGGTGCCGCCGGCTCCGGTCTCGGCGCGCTGCGGCCGATGATGAGCGACGGCAAGCCACTCGACTTCGAGGATGCGGACCCGGAGTCCGACCAGTTCGGCGTCGCCCAGGTCGAGCAGTTCACCTGGAAGGGTCTGCTGGACTTCAGCACCTGCACCGAGTGTGGCCGCTGCCAGTCGCAGTGCCCGGCCTGGAACACCGGTAAGCCACTGTCGCCCAAGCTGCTGGTGCTCAGTCTGCGCGACCACGCGTACGCCAAGGCGCCCTACCTGCTGGCCGGCGGCGGCAAGGACCTCACCGGCGAGGAGAAGGCCACCGCCGCGCAGCTCGCCCACGTCGACGTGCTGGCCCTCGCCGAGGCGGAGAAGCCGCTGATCGGCGACGCCGAGTCCGGGGGCGTGATCGACCCCGACGTGCTCTGGTCCTGCACCACCTGCGGCGCCTGCGTCGAGCAGTGCCCGGTGGACATCGAGCACGTCGACCACATCGTCGACATGCGTCGCTACCAGGTACTCATCGAGTCCAGCTTCCCCTCCGAGGCCGGCGTGATGCTGCGCAACCTGGAGAACAAGGGCAACCCGTGGGGGGCGCCGCAGAACACCCGTGAGGACTGGACCAAGGGGCTCGACTTCGAGGTGCCGCGGGTCGGTGAAATCGAGGACTTCGAGTACCTCTTCTGGGTGGGCTGCGCCGGTGCGTTCGAGGACCGGGCGAAGAAGACCACCCGGGCCGTCGCGACCCTGCTCAACGAGGCAGGGGTCTCCTTCGCCATTCTCGGCGAGGGGGAGACCTGCACCGGCGACCCGGCCCGGCGGATCGGCAACGAGTTCGTCTTCCAGATGCTCGCGCAACAGAATGTCGAGACCCTGAACGAAGCGTTCGAGGGCCGGGAGAAGGCCAAGCGCAAGATCGTCGCAACCTGCCCGCACTGTTTCAACACCCTTGGCAACGAGTACGGCCAACTGGGCGGTGAGTTCGAGGTGGTGCACCACACCCAGTTGCTGGCCCACCTGGTCGCCACCGGCAGGCTCACCCCGGTGCAGCCGGTCGACGGCGGGGTGACCTACCACGACCCGTGTTACCTGGGGCGGCACAACCGGGTCTTCACCCCGCCACGCGAGGTGCTCGGCAACGCGATCGCGGGTGAACTGACCGAGATGCCGCGTAACAGCGAGCGTTCCTTCTGCTGCGGTGCCGGTGGTGCCCGGATGTGGATGGAGGAGCGCATCGGCAAGCGGATCAACGTTGACCGGGTCGAGGAGGCCATGTCCACCGGGGCGAGGACGGTCGCCGTCGGCTGTCCGTTCTGCTCGACCATGCTCAGCGACGGGGTCAACGGCAAGGGTGCCGGCGAGCAGGTCGAGGTGGTCGACGTGGCCAGCGTCCTGCTCCGGTCGGTCAAGCCCGAGCAGGTGGGCGGTGCCGGAGAGGCCACCCCGGCGGCGAGCTGA
- a CDS encoding C40 family peptidase: MPVATMPLHRRAPGRSRPGGLRRAARGLVVLVAAAAVGAGLLAAPAYAEPSVDEIEAQIDKQWQKLEPTIEQYNKVRSQLRVNKQKSKSLEKKIQPLALETELAMNRVADLASRYYITGPSKEIGAVLLNSKPNELGEQMAFLDRLASQERRELEGVMKIRKKYDDQKAKLDALIADQEAKQKQLAAKKKQIDAEIKRLEKSLPVTTVKTTNCPTINGVVSDAARTAIRTACAQVGKPYVWGATGPNSFDCSGLTQYAYKAAGIYLTHFTGAQWNEGKAVSRSDARPGDLVFFRSDVSHVGLYLGNNQMVHSPRAGKPVNVSPITTMPVAGFRRPG; this comes from the coding sequence CTGCCGGTGGCAACCATGCCCCTTCATCGTCGTGCGCCAGGGCGATCTCGTCCGGGTGGCCTGCGTAGGGCCGCCCGTGGGCTCGTCGTCCTCGTCGCCGCCGCCGCGGTCGGTGCCGGCCTGCTCGCCGCCCCCGCGTACGCCGAACCCTCGGTCGACGAGATCGAGGCCCAGATCGACAAGCAGTGGCAGAAGCTGGAACCCACAATCGAGCAGTACAACAAGGTGCGCTCCCAGCTGCGGGTCAACAAGCAGAAGTCGAAGAGCCTGGAAAAGAAGATCCAGCCGTTGGCCCTGGAGACCGAGCTGGCGATGAACCGGGTCGCCGATCTCGCCTCCCGCTACTACATCACCGGCCCGTCCAAGGAGATCGGTGCCGTGCTGCTCAACTCCAAGCCGAACGAGCTCGGCGAGCAGATGGCCTTCCTTGATCGGCTGGCGTCACAGGAGCGCCGCGAGCTCGAAGGCGTCATGAAGATCCGCAAGAAGTACGACGACCAGAAGGCCAAGCTCGACGCGCTGATCGCCGATCAGGAGGCGAAGCAGAAGCAGCTGGCGGCGAAGAAGAAGCAGATCGACGCCGAGATCAAGCGACTGGAGAAGTCGCTGCCGGTGACCACGGTGAAGACCACCAACTGCCCCACCATCAACGGTGTGGTCAGCGACGCCGCCCGCACGGCCATCCGTACCGCCTGCGCCCAGGTCGGCAAGCCGTACGTGTGGGGAGCGACCGGCCCGAACTCGTTCGACTGCTCCGGCCTGACCCAGTACGCGTACAAGGCCGCCGGCATCTACCTCACCCACTTCACGGGTGCCCAGTGGAACGAGGGCAAGGCCGTCTCCCGTTCCGACGCCCGTCCCGGCGACCTCGTCTTCTTCCGCAGCGATGTCAGCCACGTGGGGCTGTATCTGGGCAACAACCAGATGGTCCACTCGCCACGGGCCGGCAAGCCGGTGAACGTCTCGCCCATCACGACCATGCCGGTCGCCGGTTTCCGCCGACCCGGCTGA
- a CDS encoding NlpC/P60 family protein — MADRAPRPPSPRPGLSGRPTAAPRFRWYRCIPAALAATAVMLTGGAAAAWADPTVADIERRIDEDWNRLEPVIEQHNATRQDLAGKRRDADALAARIAPLQRQVDEAMDRVGKLAARAYKGEQVRAVNALLGSRSPGEVVEQLSLLDRYARVQQQDVRHASELRDELVAAKAGLDRTIDQLTRTDADLAAKRRQIDTEIDRLQRLRLRAYGKGGGGPLRPAPCPASYPGGAAGEAVTFACAQIGKPYSWGAEGPDAYDCSGLTLAAWSRAGVALPHNAARQRQVTASVSRGALRPGDLVFYYRDLHHVGMYVGGGWVVHASRAGQPVQMKRLDSSPVHSFGRPS; from the coding sequence GTGGCAGACCGTGCCCCGCGGCCGCCGTCACCACGTCCGGGATTGTCCGGCCGACCGACGGCTGCGCCGCGTTTTCGCTGGTACCGCTGCATCCCCGCCGCCCTGGCCGCGACCGCTGTGATGTTGACCGGCGGCGCGGCGGCCGCCTGGGCCGACCCCACGGTCGCCGACATCGAGCGCCGGATCGACGAGGACTGGAACCGGCTCGAACCCGTCATCGAACAGCACAACGCCACCCGGCAGGACCTGGCCGGCAAGCGACGGGATGCGGACGCCCTGGCTGCCCGGATCGCGCCGCTGCAACGCCAGGTGGACGAGGCCATGGATCGGGTTGGCAAGCTCGCTGCCCGCGCGTACAAGGGTGAGCAGGTACGGGCCGTCAACGCGCTGCTCGGCAGCCGGTCGCCGGGTGAGGTAGTCGAGCAGCTCAGCCTGCTCGACCGGTACGCCCGGGTCCAGCAGCAGGACGTCCGGCACGCGAGTGAACTGCGCGACGAACTCGTCGCGGCCAAGGCCGGGCTGGACCGTACCATCGATCAGCTGACCCGCACCGATGCCGATCTCGCGGCGAAGCGGCGACAGATCGACACCGAGATCGACAGGTTGCAGCGGCTCCGGCTACGGGCGTACGGGAAGGGCGGCGGTGGGCCGCTGCGGCCGGCGCCCTGTCCGGCCAGCTACCCCGGCGGAGCGGCCGGGGAAGCGGTCACCTTCGCCTGCGCCCAGATCGGCAAGCCGTACTCCTGGGGCGCCGAGGGGCCGGACGCGTACGACTGTTCCGGTCTGACGCTGGCCGCATGGTCGCGGGCCGGTGTCGCACTGCCGCACAACGCGGCCAGGCAGCGTCAGGTCACCGCGTCGGTCAGTCGCGGTGCGCTGCGCCCCGGCGACCTCGTCTTCTACTACCGGGACCTGCACCACGTCGGCATGTACGTCGGTGGTGGCTGGGTGGTGCACGCCTCCCGGGCGGGTCAGCCGGTGCAGATGAAGCGGCTGGACAGCAGCCCGGTGCACAGCTTCGGTCGGCCAAGCTGA
- the dcd gene encoding dCTP deaminase, protein MLLSDRDLVSEIKAGTLALEPFEPSLVQPSSIDVRLDKLFRVFNNHLYTHIDPATRQDDLTSAVEVPDGQAFVLHPGEFVLASTLEVISLGDQLAGRLEGKSSLGRLGLLTHSTAGFIDPGFSGHVTLELSNVANLPITLWPGMKIGQLCIFRLSSPAEHPYGSAVYGSRYQGQRGPTPSRAWQSWRTWPTR, encoded by the coding sequence ATGCTGCTCTCCGACCGTGACCTGGTCTCCGAGATCAAGGCGGGCACCCTGGCGCTCGAACCGTTCGAGCCCAGTTTGGTGCAGCCCTCCAGCATCGACGTACGACTGGACAAACTGTTCCGGGTCTTCAACAACCACCTCTACACCCACATCGACCCGGCGACCCGACAGGATGATCTCACCTCCGCGGTCGAGGTGCCCGACGGCCAGGCGTTCGTGCTGCACCCGGGCGAGTTCGTGCTCGCCTCGACGCTGGAGGTCATCTCACTGGGCGACCAGCTCGCCGGCCGCCTCGAAGGCAAGTCCAGCCTGGGACGACTCGGCCTGCTCACGCACTCCACCGCCGGCTTCATCGATCCCGGCTTCTCCGGCCACGTCACCCTGGAGCTGTCCAACGTGGCCAACCTGCCGATCACCCTCTGGCCGGGCATGAAGATCGGTCAGCTCTGCATCTTCCGGCTCTCCTCGCCGGCCGAGCACCCGTACGGGTCGGCCGTCTACGGCTCCCGCTACCAGGGCCAGCGCGGCCCGACACCGAGTCGCGCCTGGCAGAGCTGGCGCACCTGGCCCACCCGGTGA
- a CDS encoding pyridoxamine 5'-phosphate oxidase family protein: MASWSEFAADEPRLADGIRLLMQQYGPGFGYLATVRADGGPRVHPVSPVITEDGLYCFVIDSPKRRDLERDGRYALHSFPPEESDDEAYVAGRARPVTDDATVARLALAARAAPHADWCLFEFTVDVAMLARREQSVAGPSELASRPAVQVWLDPAGATPQATRPVPARAGRHHRRAA; encoded by the coding sequence ATGGCTTCCTGGTCCGAATTCGCCGCTGACGAGCCCCGACTCGCCGACGGGATCCGCCTTCTCATGCAGCAGTACGGCCCGGGCTTCGGCTACCTGGCCACGGTCCGCGCCGACGGCGGGCCCCGGGTACACCCGGTCTCTCCGGTGATCACCGAAGACGGTCTCTACTGCTTCGTGATCGACTCACCGAAGCGGCGCGACCTGGAGCGCGACGGCCGTTACGCGCTGCACTCGTTTCCGCCGGAGGAGAGCGACGACGAGGCGTACGTCGCCGGGCGCGCCCGGCCCGTCACGGACGACGCCACCGTCGCCCGGCTGGCGCTCGCCGCGCGGGCCGCCCCGCACGCCGACTGGTGCCTCTTCGAGTTCACGGTCGACGTGGCGATGCTGGCTCGACGGGAGCAGTCGGTGGCTGGGCCGAGTGAGCTGGCCTCCCGTCCGGCCGTCCAGGTCTGGCTCGACCCGGCCGGCGCCACACCCCAGGCCACGCGCCCGGTGCCGGCCCGCGCCGGGCGGCATCACCGCCGCGCCGCCTGA
- a CDS encoding zinc metalloprotease has translation MGLRPVLLNRRTAGIASTSLALVLGVATVGLLPAATTTASPAAAAVTADEVCEDPTGTLARAKGGSTVKHDPNQLTLAQVHQREAEFADILQERAKRVGQRTLSAQAAAASVTIPVVVHVIRRDTTRAGGNIPDSMIQSQMNVLNQSFSGATGGAATAFAFQLQSINRVTNSSWYPIRQGSSAERQMKTQLRQGNKATLNIYLGALSNNLLGWATFPQNSLNVMDGVVVLSESLPGGTATNYNQGDTGTHEVGHWLNLYHTFQGGCSGSGDQVADTPAEASPASGCPTGRDTCSSSGRDPITNFMDYSYDSCMYQFTSGQATRMINAWNAYRAA, from the coding sequence ATGGGACTGCGTCCCGTCCTGCTGAACCGGCGTACGGCCGGCATCGCATCGACGTCGCTCGCACTGGTGCTCGGCGTGGCCACGGTCGGCCTGCTGCCGGCCGCCACCACGACCGCGAGCCCGGCGGCGGCCGCCGTCACGGCCGACGAGGTGTGTGAGGATCCGACGGGCACCCTGGCCCGGGCCAAGGGTGGCAGCACCGTCAAGCACGATCCGAACCAGTTGACCCTCGCCCAGGTGCACCAGCGTGAGGCCGAGTTCGCCGACATCCTGCAAGAGCGCGCCAAGCGAGTTGGCCAACGCACGCTGAGCGCCCAGGCGGCTGCGGCCTCGGTCACCATCCCGGTGGTGGTGCACGTGATCCGCCGGGACACGACCCGGGCCGGCGGGAACATTCCCGACTCGATGATCCAGTCCCAGATGAACGTGCTGAACCAGTCGTTCAGTGGCGCGACCGGTGGTGCCGCGACCGCCTTCGCGTTCCAGTTGCAGAGCATCAACCGGGTGACCAACTCGTCGTGGTACCCGATCCGGCAGGGCTCGTCGGCCGAGCGGCAGATGAAGACCCAGCTGCGGCAGGGCAACAAGGCGACGCTCAACATCTACCTCGGCGCGCTCAGCAACAACCTGCTCGGCTGGGCGACCTTCCCGCAGAACAGCCTGAACGTTATGGACGGCGTGGTGGTGCTCAGCGAATCGCTGCCCGGCGGCACTGCCACCAACTACAACCAGGGCGACACCGGCACCCACGAGGTCGGCCACTGGCTGAACCTGTACCACACCTTCCAGGGCGGTTGCTCGGGCAGCGGCGACCAGGTGGCGGACACCCCGGCCGAGGCATCGCCGGCCAGCGGCTGCCCGACCGGCCGGGACACCTGCTCAAGCTCGGGCCGCGACCCGATCACCAACTTCATGGACTACTCGTACGACTCCTGCATGTACCAGTTCACCTCGGGCCAGGCCACCCGCATGATCAACGCCTGGAACGCGTACCGCGCGGCATAG
- a CDS encoding phosphoribosyltransferase family protein, translated as MSDSARGALLKHFRWIEGHADVWAIFRDATALRHVVAGLVEPFRNSDLTAICGIESRGFLLGGAAAVELGVGFVPVRKREGLFPGDKITAAADPDYRQQSHTLRVQRSSLGSRDRVLLVDDWIETGNQALTARQLVEQCGSTWVGCSVLVDQLRDDRRSALGTVMSLVRADELPVWTG; from the coding sequence ATGTCCGACTCCGCACGTGGTGCGCTGCTGAAGCACTTCCGATGGATCGAAGGCCACGCTGACGTGTGGGCGATATTCCGCGATGCCACGGCGCTCCGCCATGTCGTCGCAGGTCTGGTCGAGCCGTTCAGGAACTCGGATCTCACAGCCATCTGCGGGATCGAGTCCCGGGGATTCCTTCTCGGGGGCGCTGCGGCCGTGGAACTGGGCGTCGGGTTCGTACCGGTGCGCAAGCGTGAGGGGCTGTTTCCAGGCGACAAGATCACAGCGGCAGCCGACCCCGACTACCGTCAGCAGTCGCACACTCTGCGCGTGCAGCGATCCTCACTTGGATCACGCGACCGGGTTCTGCTCGTGGACGACTGGATCGAGACAGGCAACCAGGCACTCACCGCCAGACAGTTGGTCGAGCAGTGCGGTAGCACCTGGGTAGGGTGCAGCGTCCTGGTCGATCAGCTCCGTGACGATCGACGGTCGGCGCTCGGCACTGTGATGAGCCTGGTGCGGGCCGATGAGTTGCCCGTGTGGACCGGCTAG